Proteins encoded in a region of the Pirellulaceae bacterium genome:
- the infC gene encoding translation initiation factor IF-3, translated as MKINDQIRVTPIRVIAADGEQLGIIPTEDALGIAREADLDLVEVAPNETPPVCRVMDYGKFKYQQRKKNATGKVHHTKTKEIRLRPKTGKHDIDFKVKRARTFLEGKDKVQVSVVFRGREIVHVDEGRRVIQQVIEGLLDCGKLEVPPAQQGRRIVCTLAPK; from the coding sequence GTGAAGATTAATGATCAGATCCGAGTAACCCCGATCCGTGTTATCGCGGCCGATGGAGAGCAACTCGGAATCATTCCGACCGAGGACGCTTTGGGAATTGCTCGAGAAGCTGATCTCGATCTTGTTGAGGTTGCACCCAACGAGACGCCCCCGGTTTGTCGGGTCATGGACTACGGAAAGTTCAAGTATCAGCAACGCAAAAAAAATGCCACAGGAAAAGTCCATCACACGAAGACGAAAGAAATTCGACTGCGGCCCAAAACAGGGAAGCATGATATCGATTTCAAAGTGAAGCGAGCGCGCACTTTCCTGGAAGGGAAAGACAAAGTGCAAGTGTCAGTCGTCTTTCGTGGACGAGAGATTGTGCATGTCGACGAAGGGCGTCGAGTGATTCAACAGGTCATCGAAGGGTTGTTGGATTGTGGCAAACTCGAGGTGCCGCCTGCTCAGCAGGGACGGCGTATCGTTTGTACGCTGGCGCCCAAATAG
- the pheS gene encoding phenylalanine--tRNA ligase subunit alpha, whose translation MALADFVNELDQLSQQASEAFAAAGDIEALEAARIEFLGAKSGRLKTTQKQMGKVDKSDRPEAGKRLNQVKQAIESAFNGANERLTVGSAQHGSEATFDPSLPGTTEVPYGRLHPISQTIDELIDIMGRLGFSAAEGPEIEDDWHNFEALNIPREHPARDPLDNFYLSTAQQNSADSNSDHDVLLLRSQTSTVQIRVMSKTPPPIRIISLGRVYRPDTADATHYPMFHQMEGLLIDKQVTMADLKSVLRLFATSYLGSEVHIRFRPSFFPFTEPSVEADFSWNDNWIEFGGAGMVDPNVLKAVGYDPDEVTGFAFGLGVERLCMRRHGITDIREFYKNDVRFLQQF comes from the coding sequence ATGGCTCTTGCCGATTTTGTGAATGAACTCGATCAGCTCTCGCAACAGGCGTCTGAGGCGTTTGCGGCTGCTGGAGACATTGAAGCCTTGGAGGCGGCGCGGATTGAGTTTCTCGGTGCCAAAAGTGGGCGGCTCAAGACGACCCAAAAACAGATGGGAAAGGTCGACAAGTCAGATCGACCAGAAGCGGGCAAGCGATTGAATCAGGTCAAGCAGGCGATCGAGTCAGCTTTCAACGGGGCGAACGAGCGGCTGACTGTCGGATCAGCTCAGCATGGCTCCGAAGCGACCTTTGACCCTTCCTTGCCAGGCACCACCGAGGTGCCCTATGGACGGCTCCATCCTATCTCTCAGACGATTGACGAATTGATAGATATCATGGGGCGATTGGGCTTCTCGGCTGCTGAAGGGCCCGAAATCGAAGACGATTGGCATAATTTTGAAGCGTTGAATATCCCTCGTGAACATCCGGCTCGTGATCCGCTCGATAATTTCTACCTCTCGACGGCTCAGCAGAATTCAGCCGATTCGAATTCTGACCACGATGTGTTGTTGCTTCGCAGTCAGACCAGTACGGTTCAAATTCGAGTGATGTCGAAGACTCCGCCGCCGATTCGCATTATTTCGTTGGGCCGTGTCTATCGGCCCGATACGGCCGATGCGACGCACTACCCAATGTTTCACCAGATGGAGGGTTTGTTGATCGACAAGCAGGTGACGATGGCCGATCTGAAAAGTGTGTTGCGGCTGTTTGCGACAAGTTACCTCGGGTCCGAGGTGCACATTCGTTTCCGTCCATCGTTTTTTCCGTTTACGGAGCCAAGTGTCGAAGCTGACTTTAGTTGGAATGACAATTGGATCGAATTCGGAGGTGCCGGCATGGTCGATCCGAACGTGTTGAAAGCGGTGGGCTATGATCCGGATGAAGTCACAGGCTTTGCGTTCGGATTGGGTGTCGAGCGCCTTTGCATGCGACGGCATGGGATTACGGATATCCGAGAGTTCTACAAGAACGATGTGCGGTTCCTTCAGCAGTTTTGA
- the pheT gene encoding phenylalanine--tRNA ligase subunit beta — protein MIVSWNWLKDYVDLGMPLSEAEQRLAMAGLNHESTEPVGDDFAIDLEVTSNRPDCLGHIGVAREIAVLWDQPLKIPQPSPKSSGTSISDLTRVTIDAPELCPRYTARLIRGIKVGPSPDWMIKRLETLGLASICNVVDITNYVMMESGQPLHAFDFAKLDGGKIIVRDAKKDEPFVAIDHRNYALRPGMCVIADQTRPVALAGVMGGADTEVSLQTTDLLIESADFASLAIRSTARALRLHSPSSYRFERGVDPVGIEWASLRACEMILDLAGGELVDGVIDVQPNESAAVTPVVFRFSQLKRILGIQLEASRVIEILERLGLEHLQSDDESASFQSPTWRRDLTREIDLIEEVARIHGYDEIPEDVGVPMAPSHRREVDRVKQTVRQVLLASGFSEAMTASVVDEKHSGAFSPWSSIEPIRSSTPMLRGANCLRRSLIPSLLEARKVNESLANERIELFETAKIYLPRPGQLPDEPVMLSLTSGREFAAVKGVIETLLAALHIDAKLEVAAANEDFFDAGQSCQLLLDGDVLGYLGLVGDKAAKAASLRNPTTIAELKFDLLQAAARLVPQFSRLSPYPAISHDFNFIVDEAISWAALSESVRQAAGECLERIDYQETYRDPERDGVGRKRLLLSVRLRSADQTMTGEQADEIRQAIITACEQQHGAGLLS, from the coding sequence ATGATCGTTTCCTGGAATTGGTTGAAAGACTATGTCGATCTGGGAATGCCGCTTTCTGAAGCTGAGCAACGCTTGGCGATGGCGGGATTGAACCACGAGTCGACGGAGCCTGTTGGTGATGATTTTGCGATCGACTTGGAGGTCACCAGCAACCGCCCTGACTGTCTGGGACACATCGGTGTCGCACGTGAAATAGCTGTGCTGTGGGATCAGCCTTTGAAAATCCCTCAACCTTCGCCGAAGTCCTCTGGGACGTCGATCAGCGATTTGACCCGTGTCACGATTGACGCGCCTGAGTTGTGTCCACGCTATACGGCCCGACTCATTCGTGGCATCAAAGTGGGGCCCAGCCCCGACTGGATGATCAAGCGATTAGAGACGCTTGGTTTAGCGTCGATCTGCAATGTGGTCGACATCACAAACTATGTGATGATGGAATCTGGACAGCCTTTGCATGCCTTCGATTTTGCCAAGCTGGATGGAGGAAAAATTATTGTTCGGGACGCTAAAAAAGATGAGCCTTTTGTGGCAATCGACCACCGGAACTACGCGCTGCGTCCCGGCATGTGCGTGATTGCGGATCAAACCCGACCGGTTGCCTTGGCTGGCGTTATGGGTGGAGCTGATACCGAAGTTAGCTTGCAAACGACCGACTTGTTGATCGAGTCGGCCGACTTTGCGTCTCTGGCGATTCGCTCGACAGCCAGAGCTTTGCGACTCCACAGCCCCTCTTCCTATCGCTTCGAACGAGGAGTGGATCCGGTTGGGATTGAATGGGCCAGTTTGCGTGCATGTGAAATGATTCTCGATCTGGCCGGAGGCGAACTGGTGGACGGGGTCATCGACGTGCAGCCGAACGAGTCGGCTGCCGTGACGCCTGTCGTCTTTCGCTTTTCTCAATTAAAACGAATCCTTGGTATCCAGTTGGAAGCGTCTCGGGTCATCGAAATCCTCGAACGCTTGGGACTTGAACATTTGCAAAGCGACGACGAGTCAGCATCGTTCCAATCGCCAACTTGGAGACGCGATTTGACCCGGGAAATCGATTTGATTGAAGAGGTCGCGCGGATTCATGGCTACGATGAAATTCCCGAGGACGTAGGTGTGCCGATGGCCCCTTCGCATCGACGGGAGGTTGATCGTGTGAAGCAGACTGTCCGACAAGTCTTGCTGGCTTCCGGCTTCAGTGAAGCCATGACGGCTAGCGTTGTCGACGAAAAACACTCGGGCGCGTTCAGTCCTTGGAGCTCGATCGAACCGATTCGGTCCAGTACTCCCATGTTGCGCGGTGCCAACTGCTTGCGACGTAGCTTGATCCCTAGCTTGCTTGAGGCACGTAAGGTCAACGAGTCTCTGGCCAACGAAAGAATTGAGCTGTTCGAAACGGCCAAGATTTACCTGCCTCGTCCTGGCCAACTGCCCGACGAGCCGGTGATGTTGTCGCTAACCAGTGGTCGCGAGTTTGCGGCCGTGAAGGGAGTTATTGAAACGTTGCTCGCCGCCTTGCATATCGACGCCAAGCTGGAAGTTGCGGCGGCCAACGAGGATTTCTTTGATGCCGGACAAAGCTGCCAATTGCTGCTTGATGGTGATGTGCTGGGTTACCTGGGTTTGGTTGGGGATAAAGCAGCCAAAGCCGCTTCGTTACGTAACCCCACGACGATTGCCGAACTGAAGTTTGATCTTTTACAGGCAGCGGCTCGTCTCGTGCCTCAGTTCAGTCGCTTGAGTCCTTATCCCGCCATCAGTCATGATTTCAATTTCATCGTTGACGAGGCGATTAGTTGGGCGGCACTCTCAGAATCCGTCCGCCAAGCGGCTGGAGAATGTCTTGAACGGATCGACTATCAGGAAACCTATCGAGATCCCGAGAGGGACGGTGTGGGTCGGAAGCGTTTGCTCTTGTCGGTGCGTTTGCGATCCGCAGATCAAACCATGACGGGCGAGCAGGCTGACGAGATTCGTCAGGCGATCATCACTGCCTGCGAACAACAACACGGTGCTGGATTGTTGAGTTGA
- a CDS encoding DUF1877 family protein, whose translation MSESVPSQLHRGLLLALGRDEAKSVFSSRQDEQLATALAEILAQTDSQCRADLKGQWSTLHRIFTGGSIDADGGDLPLRQCILGGRPMYQGDEMSVILVRPDMVPHIFEALQELTLEELQDRLKQAQSATDDRSVQDAQIDMLTPIFESVRAVYELAASQRQAVLFCVRHID comes from the coding sequence ATGTCTGAATCCGTTCCATCACAACTCCACCGTGGGCTCCTCCTTGCACTTGGACGGGACGAGGCCAAAAGTGTCTTTTCTTCCCGTCAAGATGAACAGCTGGCAACGGCGCTGGCTGAAATTCTGGCTCAGACGGATAGTCAATGCCGAGCGGATTTGAAGGGCCAATGGTCCACGTTGCATCGAATCTTTACGGGCGGTTCAATCGATGCGGATGGCGGCGACTTGCCACTCAGACAGTGCATTTTGGGGGGGCGTCCGATGTATCAGGGAGATGAGATGAGTGTCATCCTTGTACGCCCTGATATGGTTCCGCATATTTTCGAAGCGCTTCAGGAATTAACTCTCGAAGAGCTGCAGGATCGCCTGAAACAAGCGCAGTCAGCAACGGACGATCGTTCGGTGCAAGACGCACAAATCGATATGCTCACACCCATCTTTGAGTCGGTGCGAGCGGTTTATGAGTTGGCGGCGAGCCAGCGACAAGCCGTGCTGTTTTGTGTTCGCCACATCGATTGA
- a CDS encoding PSD1 and planctomycete cytochrome C domain-containing protein — protein MRTHSFRSGLLLLFCLTILTSGLSASELSNPAVATILQEQCLKCHGEKKTSGRLDLRTLESMLQGGKRGPALIPGNVGESRLLQLVRPGAKPHMPPGNKQLSADQIAQLETWVAALPPNKAHVVSDKPQSEASSKASQATGDPAEIETSRLILPSGVDPTLAIDLFVSSRWRDKAVTVAERCDDATFARRVYLDLTGRIPTVEQLNGFCADTNSDKRRQLVDRLIASELYASHLADVFDVVLLGRRGDRSLQERQQHGWRDYLENSFATNRPWDRMAREMVLARVSDDTDVRAGWFLYERKNNYQEIAEAVSPNLFGIRIECAQCHDHPLAAEIEQRHYWGLVAFFNRGKNQNTKAGPRVVESAVGGFQKFTDLGGDAFDASLTYFASATIEEAQPEEGAEQKDSDDNYRGAEAESRMDEPRVPRFSRRQLFADEILSAHPLVAKAFVNRIWAMLIGRGIVHPVDRMDSTNPPSHPELLEWLSEDFRQHGFDVKRLIRSIVNSRCYQLNSIPPSPQALPADFTYGLAKPLTAESYLNSIYLALTDQACTNQSLMNQFRSDFPHVFPEEWTATLTQALLMTNNPAMNGLFASEQARTIDALQEMTDAKTQVEFAFWKLFGRQPDAEEMMAATGYLEQRNGTPAAIRQLLWAMIGSAEFRINH, from the coding sequence ATGCGCACTCATTCGTTTCGAAGTGGCCTGTTGTTGCTTTTCTGTTTGACGATCCTCACCTCTGGTTTGTCAGCGTCCGAGCTAAGCAATCCTGCGGTCGCGACGATTCTTCAAGAACAGTGTTTGAAGTGTCACGGTGAAAAAAAGACTTCCGGTCGTTTGGATTTGCGGACGTTAGAAAGCATGCTGCAGGGCGGGAAACGGGGGCCGGCACTGATTCCTGGTAACGTCGGCGAGAGTCGTCTGTTGCAGTTGGTCCGCCCTGGCGCGAAGCCCCATATGCCGCCTGGTAACAAACAACTGTCAGCCGATCAGATTGCACAGCTTGAGACGTGGGTCGCGGCGCTTCCGCCGAATAAAGCTCATGTTGTTTCCGATAAGCCTCAGAGCGAAGCCTCATCCAAAGCAAGTCAAGCAACCGGCGACCCGGCAGAGATTGAAACATCTCGCTTAATTCTTCCATCTGGCGTTGATCCAACCTTGGCGATTGATCTGTTTGTCAGCAGTCGATGGCGAGATAAAGCTGTGACCGTGGCCGAACGGTGTGATGATGCAACTTTTGCACGCCGAGTTTATTTGGATCTAACAGGTCGAATACCGACCGTCGAGCAACTCAATGGATTTTGTGCTGACACGAATTCGGATAAGCGTCGTCAGTTGGTTGATCGGCTAATTGCCAGCGAGCTTTATGCCTCGCACTTAGCAGATGTCTTCGATGTTGTCCTCTTAGGTCGACGTGGTGACCGATCTTTGCAGGAGCGTCAACAACACGGTTGGCGTGATTATCTGGAAAACTCGTTTGCGACAAATCGTCCTTGGGACCGTATGGCGCGTGAGATGGTGCTGGCCCGCGTTAGTGATGACACGGATGTTCGAGCTGGCTGGTTTCTGTACGAACGGAAAAACAACTATCAGGAAATCGCTGAAGCGGTATCTCCGAATCTGTTTGGCATTCGGATCGAATGCGCGCAGTGTCATGACCATCCCTTGGCCGCTGAGATTGAACAGCGGCATTATTGGGGGCTCGTGGCATTCTTCAATCGAGGGAAAAATCAAAACACCAAGGCCGGGCCTCGTGTTGTCGAATCGGCCGTGGGGGGCTTTCAGAAGTTTACGGATTTGGGCGGTGACGCTTTTGACGCTTCTTTGACTTACTTTGCCAGCGCCACGATCGAAGAGGCCCAACCCGAAGAGGGTGCAGAGCAAAAAGACTCGGATGACAACTATCGGGGCGCCGAAGCGGAATCTCGGATGGACGAGCCACGTGTTCCGCGGTTTTCACGTCGGCAACTGTTTGCTGATGAGATCTTGTCGGCACATCCGCTGGTGGCCAAAGCATTCGTCAATCGGATTTGGGCCATGCTCATCGGGCGTGGAATTGTGCACCCTGTTGATCGAATGGATTCCACGAACCCGCCTTCGCATCCGGAATTACTTGAATGGCTATCCGAAGACTTTCGCCAGCATGGTTTTGATGTCAAACGCTTAATTCGAAGCATCGTTAATTCTCGCTGCTATCAGTTGAATTCGATCCCTCCTTCGCCTCAAGCTTTGCCCGCCGACTTTACCTATGGGCTGGCCAAACCATTAACGGCCGAAAGCTACCTGAATTCGATCTATTTGGCGTTGACCGATCAAGCTTGCACGAATCAGTCGCTCATGAACCAGTTTCGTAGCGACTTTCCTCATGTTTTCCCTGAAGAGTGGACGGCCACTTTAACTCAGGCGTTATTGATGACAAACAATCCTGCCATGAACGGCTTATTTGCTTCGGAGCAAGCCAGGACAATTGATGCTCTTCAGGAAATGACCGATGCGAAAACGCAGGTAGAATTTGCTTTTTGGAAGCTTTTTGGGCGTCAACCTGACGCCGAAGAAATGATGGCCGCAACGGGTTATCTTGAGCAACGAAATGGAACTCCCGCCGCGATTCGTCAACTGTTATGGGCGATGATTGGTAGTGCCGAGTTTCGGATCAATCATTAG
- a CDS encoding glycosyltransferase family 4 protein encodes MNDPQPRIAYLTAGAAGMFCGSCIHDNTLAAALHRCNVDIALMPTYTPIRTDEDDVSIDHVFFGGLNVYLQQKLPIFRHLPSFLDRLLDRPSLIRWLASGSIETQPEHLGDLTISMLRGEAGFQAKEVRKLTRWLQTEYRPDLINLSNLLIAGCVPSLKRTLQVPIVVTLQGDDIFLDSLPTEYRQQAIQHARKLVRDVDAFVVFSEFYAEYMADYFEIPEDKIYQVPLGIKTDDYADPPSRNETTQVIGYLARLAPEKGLHLLVDAFLRLREQPQHHNVQLRVAGWLGKQNEAYAKEQFARLDAAGLGSEYEYLGTIERQQKLDFLRQLDILSVPTVYREPKGLFVLEALAAGVPVIQPNHGAFPELINNTQGGLLCEPNDAEDLASQLGQLLLDSEQRSQLGRVGRENVLERFNAGQMAQKTLELYRRLISHAN; translated from the coding sequence ATGAATGATCCCCAACCACGTATTGCCTACCTCACGGCTGGTGCGGCCGGCATGTTCTGTGGCAGCTGCATCCACGATAACACGCTGGCTGCCGCCTTACATCGCTGCAACGTGGACATCGCTTTGATGCCCACCTATACACCCATCCGTACCGATGAAGATGATGTGAGTATCGATCACGTCTTCTTTGGCGGTCTCAACGTTTATCTCCAGCAAAAACTACCGATATTTCGCCACCTGCCATCCTTTCTGGATCGACTGTTGGACCGACCGTCGCTCATCCGTTGGCTCGCCAGCGGTAGTATTGAAACTCAGCCCGAACACCTTGGCGATCTGACAATCTCCATGCTGCGCGGCGAGGCAGGTTTCCAAGCCAAAGAAGTGCGCAAGCTCACGCGTTGGCTTCAAACCGAATACCGACCCGATCTGATCAATCTCAGCAACTTGCTCATTGCCGGTTGCGTACCGAGCCTAAAACGAACGCTGCAAGTACCGATCGTCGTCACCTTGCAGGGCGATGATATCTTTCTTGACTCACTGCCGACCGAATACCGTCAACAAGCCATCCAACACGCGAGGAAGCTTGTTCGTGACGTCGATGCCTTTGTGGTGTTCAGTGAATTCTACGCCGAGTACATGGCGGATTATTTTGAGATCCCCGAAGACAAAATCTACCAAGTGCCGCTTGGGATTAAGACGGATGATTATGCGGATCCTCCCTCCAGAAACGAAACGACCCAAGTGATTGGCTACCTCGCGCGCCTCGCCCCCGAAAAGGGGCTCCATCTCCTCGTGGACGCGTTTCTGCGCCTGCGCGAACAGCCCCAGCACCACAACGTCCAGCTACGGGTTGCCGGTTGGCTCGGCAAGCAAAACGAAGCCTATGCCAAGGAACAATTCGCACGGCTTGACGCCGCCGGACTCGGCAGCGAATATGAGTACCTTGGCACCATCGAGCGACAACAAAAGCTTGATTTCCTCAGACAACTCGACATCCTCTCGGTACCCACCGTCTACCGTGAGCCCAAGGGGCTGTTTGTGTTAGAAGCCTTGGCAGCAGGAGTACCCGTGATCCAGCCGAACCACGGTGCTTTTCCAGAATTGATCAACAACACCCAGGGAGGCTTACTCTGCGAGCCAAACGACGCAGAAGATCTAGCGAGTCAGTTGGGACAGCTTCTTTTGGACTCTGAACAACGGAGCCAATTGGGGAGGGTCGGCCGCGAGAATGTCCTTGAGCGATTTAACGCAGGGCAAATGGCGCAGAAAACTCTGGAGCTTTATCGACGACTTATCTCGCACGCAAACTGA
- the rpmI gene encoding 50S ribosomal protein L35, whose amino-acid sequence MPKQKTHKGTKKRFRLSATGKAKHRQSGTSHLAARMSQKRKRNLRGTTVLDKTVEASIREALAGNSY is encoded by the coding sequence ATGCCCAAACAGAAGACACACAAAGGCACGAAGAAGCGTTTTCGGCTTTCGGCCACTGGAAAAGCGAAACATCGCCAGTCCGGTACAAGCCATTTGGCGGCCCGAATGAGTCAGAAACGCAAGCGAAACCTACGCGGAACGACGGTGCTCGACAAGACGGTGGAAGCATCAATCCGTGAGGCACTTGCCGGTAACAGCTATTGA
- a CDS encoding DUF1501 domain-containing protein encodes MKRSNCGSPDHELHRRLFLQGSVAAGAASVGSFSGLFSVPTLAEEVKRQEKRCILLWLCGAPSQFETWDPKPGRPTSGPFGSIPTNLPGIRFSSLMPKCSTMADKLAIVRSMKTDQSEHFQAIDLLNRGDGPRPPFVRPTLGAVLGQSLQQLDSPIPSFVLLDPCPEGNEYKRFKAGNWAGWLGAEYGPVRVGGQYQLENVLRPEELSEVDHADREALRQFFSKKFANDSRSAAADSHNAAFERVNGMMSCASLFDMERLPKTELEKYGPGTFGRHTLLARHLVENGAPFVMVSNGMPWDCHVMNHEIHQLLVPELDQVLFHLVNDLEERGMLEDTLVIAMGEFGRTPWLNESRGRDHYPNAWSLAMAGCGIRPGVVFGATDKDGVDVARDPVDQRRLFATIFKALGLDPYQEYQLPGLPTFHRVENEAEPIHEILS; translated from the coding sequence ATGAAACGATCGAATTGTGGAAGTCCAGATCATGAATTGCATCGGCGCCTTTTCTTGCAAGGCAGCGTCGCGGCCGGTGCTGCCTCTGTCGGCAGCTTTTCCGGCTTGTTTTCCGTGCCCACTCTCGCCGAAGAAGTGAAGCGGCAAGAAAAACGTTGCATTTTACTTTGGTTGTGCGGTGCCCCCAGTCAGTTTGAAACTTGGGACCCCAAGCCAGGCCGCCCCACAAGCGGTCCATTTGGGAGTATTCCCACAAATCTGCCAGGCATCCGTTTTAGTTCACTCATGCCCAAATGTTCGACGATGGCAGATAAGCTGGCGATTGTTCGATCCATGAAGACCGATCAATCCGAACACTTTCAGGCGATTGATCTGCTGAATCGAGGGGACGGCCCTAGGCCACCGTTTGTTCGACCGACCTTGGGCGCTGTGCTCGGGCAATCGTTACAACAGCTCGACAGTCCAATTCCAAGTTTTGTGCTATTGGATCCCTGTCCGGAGGGAAACGAATATAAGCGTTTCAAGGCGGGTAATTGGGCTGGCTGGTTGGGTGCTGAGTATGGGCCGGTTCGAGTGGGTGGACAGTATCAATTGGAAAACGTTCTTCGCCCCGAGGAATTGTCAGAAGTTGATCATGCTGATCGAGAGGCTTTGCGGCAATTTTTCAGCAAGAAATTTGCGAATGATTCACGCAGCGCAGCGGCTGATTCCCACAACGCAGCTTTTGAGCGAGTCAACGGCATGATGAGCTGCGCGTCATTATTCGATATGGAACGCTTACCTAAGACTGAACTCGAAAAATATGGACCAGGTACATTCGGGCGGCATACGTTATTGGCTCGTCATCTTGTTGAGAATGGTGCCCCTTTCGTCATGGTGTCCAATGGTATGCCCTGGGACTGCCATGTGATGAACCATGAAATTCATCAGCTTTTGGTGCCGGAATTGGACCAGGTCTTGTTTCATCTCGTGAATGACCTCGAAGAGCGTGGCATGCTCGAGGATACACTCGTAATTGCGATGGGGGAATTTGGGCGAACTCCCTGGTTGAACGAAAGCCGAGGACGCGATCACTATCCCAATGCCTGGAGTCTTGCGATGGCTGGTTGCGGGATCAGACCTGGGGTGGTCTTTGGAGCGACGGACAAAGACGGTGTGGACGTCGCTCGCGACCCGGTCGATCAACGCCGGCTGTTTGCGACGATTTTCAAGGCGTTGGGTTTGGATCCCTATCAGGAATATCAGTTGCCGGGATTGCCGACGTTCCACCGAGTTGAAAACGAAGCCGAACCCATCCACGAGATTCTGAGCTGA
- the rplT gene encoding 50S ribosomal protein L20 yields MRTTKGSARNKAKRRLYKRAKGYRGGRGTLLRTVKESLLRSGQYAFRDRRVRKREFRKLWIIRINAACRERGIRYSEFIHGLSKAGIELDRKSLAEIAVTDPGGFDKIVQDAKDALAA; encoded by the coding sequence ATGAGAACAACAAAAGGTTCGGCCAGAAATAAGGCCAAACGAAGGCTCTACAAGCGAGCCAAAGGTTATCGCGGCGGACGTGGAACCCTGTTGCGAACGGTCAAGGAAAGCTTGCTGCGATCTGGCCAATATGCATTTCGAGATCGACGTGTCCGCAAGCGAGAGTTCCGCAAGCTGTGGATTATCCGTATTAACGCGGCTTGCCGAGAACGAGGTATCCGTTACAGCGAGTTCATTCATGGGCTGAGCAAGGCGGGGATCGAGCTTGACCGCAAATCGTTGGCCGAAATCGCGGTGACGGATCCAGGCGGTTTCGACAAGATCGTCCAGGATGCCAAAGATGCTTTGGCTGCCTGA
- the tyrS gene encoding tyrosine--tRNA ligase yields MFDIYQELSWRGLIHQCTDEAFLPQWLSEGCRTVYVGFDPTADSLHVGSLMPLLYLRRFQRAGHRPIALVGGATGMIGDPSGKSQERNLLSVDQLEHNVAGLRKQMQSFLDFDCGESSAVLINNFDWMKSFSYLEFLRDIGKNFPVNVMMNKDSVKGRLERSESGLSYTEFSYMLLQAYDFVHLHDQLDCQLQVGGSDQWGNITAGIDLGRRMRSVQLYGITCPLLTKSDGSKMGKTESGTIWLSPDRTSPYEFYQYWYNVADDDAGKCLRFLTDLSQEEIEGLDQARDSEPQKRESQIRLAEELTKLVHGDSGLEIAIRAKDVLFGAEISQLSDEQLAQIFADVPSCGLGRERLSAEGISLVDAMVESGLAKSKSEARRTVKQGGAYLNNHRQSDLDRLLTEQDLASETTIVLRSGKKKYALLRFK; encoded by the coding sequence ATGTTCGATATTTATCAAGAGTTGTCCTGGCGCGGCTTGATTCATCAATGTACAGATGAAGCCTTTCTCCCCCAATGGTTGAGTGAAGGTTGTCGGACTGTCTATGTTGGTTTTGATCCCACGGCAGATAGTCTGCATGTTGGTAGTTTGATGCCACTGCTTTATTTACGCCGTTTTCAGCGAGCTGGACATCGCCCGATCGCCTTGGTGGGTGGTGCGACTGGGATGATTGGTGATCCAAGCGGAAAAAGTCAAGAACGAAACTTACTCTCGGTCGATCAGCTAGAGCACAATGTTGCCGGTCTCAGAAAGCAGATGCAATCATTTCTCGATTTTGATTGTGGAGAATCTTCTGCCGTTCTGATCAATAACTTCGATTGGATGAAGTCCTTTTCGTATCTCGAATTCCTTCGCGACATCGGCAAGAATTTTCCCGTCAACGTGATGATGAATAAGGATTCTGTCAAAGGACGACTCGAACGTTCAGAGAGCGGGTTAAGTTACACAGAGTTCAGCTACATGCTCCTACAAGCCTATGATTTTGTTCACCTCCACGATCAGCTCGATTGTCAGTTGCAAGTCGGTGGTAGTGATCAATGGGGCAATATCACAGCGGGTATCGATCTCGGTCGTCGTATGCGGAGTGTTCAACTTTATGGCATCACCTGTCCGCTCTTGACGAAGAGTGACGGTTCCAAGATGGGTAAGACAGAATCCGGCACGATTTGGTTGTCGCCCGATCGAACCAGCCCGTATGAGTTTTATCAATACTGGTACAACGTGGCCGATGATGATGCTGGGAAGTGCTTGCGATTTTTGACGGACCTCAGTCAAGAAGAAATCGAGGGTCTCGACCAGGCTCGTGATTCTGAACCGCAAAAACGTGAAAGCCAAATTCGACTCGCTGAAGAACTGACCAAGTTGGTTCATGGGGATTCCGGCCTGGAAATTGCGATCCGTGCGAAAGACGTGCTCTTCGGTGCCGAAATCAGTCAACTAAGTGATGAGCAACTGGCACAGATTTTTGCTGACGTGCCGAGCTGTGGCTTGGGGCGTGAACGCTTGAGTGCTGAGGGAATCTCATTGGTCGACGCAATGGTTGAATCCGGCCTGGCGAAAAGTAAGAGCGAAGCGCGCCGTACAGTCAAACAAGGTGGTGCATACCTGAACAATCATCGCCAGTCGGATCTCGATCGCTTATTGACAGAGCAAGATTTGGCAAGCGAAACAACAATCGTGTTGCGATCTGGTAAAAAGAAGTACGCGCTGTTGCGTTTCAAATGA